A window of Tepidisphaeraceae bacterium genomic DNA:
CTCGCCTCCCGCAGCGTCTGTGCGACGTCCGTCTGGCCCATCGCCGGCGCGGTCCACGCCAAGGAGGCCGCCAGTAGACAGGGAATGAGTGCGGTCCGAAATCGGATTGCAGAGTTCATCATTGGGGGGTGCCCAGCATACCTAAGCAACGCGCCGCGATCAAACTCGTTTCACGTAGGCGGACGTTAACAGGCGCGTTACCAAATCTCAGTCAAGCGCAATCGGCGCATGTGCTTGCTTCAATGTGATCCGGCTCGTGCCAAAGGGTCGCACGCGGCGGTCGTTTCGTCTAATCTCCGGTGCGACGACCATCCCAAGGTTGATAAACCCGGGAGCACCGCCCATGCGTGATCCACTGACGGCGTTCGAACACAAGTTGATCCTCACGCACTTTCCACAGGGCAGCACAGCCGTGGGCTCGATGTCGTTTCCGGGGCACAACAAGCGGTACCCGCTTCGCGTGACCGTCACGCTGCCCGACGGCCGGGAAGAAACGGTGGTGTTGCGCCAGGACGACAAGCCGGGCGGCAGTCACTTGGAATCGCAGTTGTTGCCGGTGCTGCACCGGTTGGGCCTGCCGGTGCCGCAGGTGCTGGCGGGGCCGACGGTCGATCCAACGCATCCGGACAGCCCGGCGAAGATCGTCTTCTCGCTATTAACGGGTACCGACCTGCTGCGATCTTGTTGGGACACGACCTCAAACCGGCTCGATTTTATTGCCGAAACCACGCTCGACGCGATCGATCGCCTGCACGCCCTGACCGAAGCCGTCACCGCCGACCCCGTCGCCAAGATCATCCCCCGCCATTCGCTCGCCGACGAGCTTAAGCAGGTCCGGCAGACCGGTGGGCGCTGGACGAGTCACCCGCTGTTCGCCGAGGCGCTCGAACGGGTGACACCGGCGGTGGAGACGATCGAGACGCCGCTGGTCTTCAGCACAGGCGATTACAACCCTGGCAACTTCCTCACCGATGGCGAGACCGTCACCGGTTACGTGGACTTCGCGTGGACCTGCTTTCAGGATCCGTACGTTGGCATCACGCGCTACTGGCTGAACGAATGGTATCCGCTGAACAAGGTCGGCATCGTCGAACGCTACCTGTTCCGCCACAACGTACCGCGGACCGAGTTCGCGCCCCGGCTGGTGGTGCGGGCGCTGGCGATGCTGCAGAACGAATGCATCCCGGTCGATCCAAAGAACGATCCGACACGCGACAAAACCTTGGAATTGTTGAAACTAGGCCTGGCCGGCCTGCAATAGCACGCGCGGCGAACGAGTCGCAGGCAGTCCATTGACGGACATCAGGAGCGCAAGATTATGTGGCAGCAGTATCGCAAGACCTTCTGGCCGATGCAGGCCTTCATCTTCATCCTGTGCGCGATCGGCTACTTCTTCGTGAAGATGCCGCTGCCCGCGGCGCTGTTCCTGTACGTGATGTTGCAGTTCGGCTCGTTGTTCGGCGCCTGGTGGGGCATGCGATTGCGCAGCCAACTCGAGAAGCCCGAAAATCGCCTGCCGTTGGAACGGTAGCAACAGGCGGGTGAGTCCCCGCCTACTTCAGTTCCCCTGACGGCGCGGTCTTTTCGATCACCTTCTCGACGGCGATCTCGGCGACGGTCTTGTTGCGGCGCTTACGCCAGATGATGTACGCCACAACGATCACGACCGCAACAACGATGCCGCCGATCACCCAGTGTTCGTACGGCTTGATCGTCCGCCGGATCGATTCGACGTCGTCCAGCTTGCGCCCAAGGTAATACCCCAGCGCAACGAACAGCCCGCCACTGACGAGCGCCGCGATGCCGTCGGCGATCACGAACTTCACGAAGTTGAACCGCGTTGCCCCCGCCGCCACCACCATCGCGCCGCGAATGCCCGCAAACAACCGCCCCACCGCCACCACCCAGATGCCGTACCGCTCGAACAACTGCTCGGCCTTCAGGATGCGGGCCTCGGTCAGATGTTTGCCGACGAACGGCACCTTCGTGATGTTCAACCCGTACTTACGACCCAGGCTGTACAGCACGCAGTCGCCACCGATGATCCCCAGCCATGCGAGCGAGCCGACCACCCAGATGTTCCACCCCTTGGCCACGAAGAACCCGCCGATGATC
This region includes:
- a CDS encoding DedA family protein, producing the protein MIPFALLALFDANTVERWIEVGGPIAIFALLFACGLGLPLPEDIPLIIGGFFVAKGWNIWVVGSLAWLGIIGGDCVLYSLGRKYGLNITKVPFVGKHLTEARILKAEQLFERYGIWVVAVGRLFAGIRGAMVVAAGATRFNFVKFVIADGIAALVSGGLFVALGYYLGRKLDDVESIRRTIKPYEHWVIGGIVVAVVIVVAYIIWRKRRNKTVAEIAVEKVIEKTAPSGELK
- a CDS encoding phosphotransferase — protein: MRDPLTAFEHKLILTHFPQGSTAVGSMSFPGHNKRYPLRVTVTLPDGREETVVLRQDDKPGGSHLESQLLPVLHRLGLPVPQVLAGPTVDPTHPDSPAKIVFSLLTGTDLLRSCWDTTSNRLDFIAETTLDAIDRLHALTEAVTADPVAKIIPRHSLADELKQVRQTGGRWTSHPLFAEALERVTPAVETIETPLVFSTGDYNPGNFLTDGETVTGYVDFAWTCFQDPYVGITRYWLNEWYPLNKVGIVERYLFRHNVPRTEFAPRLVVRALAMLQNECIPVDPKNDPTRDKTLELLKLGLAGLQ